A genome region from Psychrobacter jeotgali includes the following:
- the phbB gene encoding acetoacetyl-CoA reductase, with amino-acid sequence MSQANVSDKKVALVTGALGGIGTAICDKLLAADYHIIATLSKEDPERTKKWCEENKLDSDNIEFVAVDLSDHETAMAAIQQAIDKYDTIHALINGAGITRDSSFRKMSFEQWKEVIDTNLTSLYTVVHPVFTKMLEQKTGRIVNISSINGLRGQYGQTNYSATKAGIIGFTKALAYEGASSMVTANVVAPGYTHTPMVESVPDHIMDKIKQTIPMNRLASPNEIAAACMYLISEEAVFVTGETISVNGGQYMS; translated from the coding sequence ATGTCACAAGCAAATGTATCAGACAAAAAGGTCGCTTTAGTAACAGGGGCACTTGGTGGCATTGGTACTGCTATCTGTGACAAACTACTAGCGGCTGATTACCATATTATCGCGACCTTAAGTAAAGAGGATCCAGAGCGTACCAAAAAATGGTGTGAAGAAAACAAACTCGATTCGGACAACATTGAATTTGTGGCCGTTGATCTTAGCGATCACGAAACAGCAATGGCAGCCATTCAGCAAGCTATTGATAAGTATGATACTATTCATGCCTTGATAAATGGCGCAGGTATCACTCGTGACAGTAGCTTTAGAAAAATGAGCTTTGAGCAGTGGAAAGAAGTCATTGATACCAATTTAACTTCTCTCTACACCGTTGTTCATCCGGTCTTTACCAAAATGCTTGAACAAAAAACAGGACGCATTGTCAATATTAGTTCTATAAATGGCTTACGTGGTCAGTATGGTCAAACAAATTACTCTGCCACTAAAGCTGGTATTATTGGCTTTACCAAAGCCCTAGCTTATGAAGGTGCCTCATCAATGGTAACCGCAAACGTGGTCGCTCCTGGATACACCCATACCCCTATGGTAGAAAGTGTACCCGACCACATTATGGACAAAATCAAACAAACTATTCCGATGAATCGCTTGGCAAGCCCAAACGAAATTGCTGCCGCTTGTATGTACCTTATCAGTGAAGAAGCTGTATTTGTCACCGGTGAGACTATATCAGTTAACGGCGGCCAATATATGTCTTAA
- a CDS encoding phasin family protein, whose protein sequence is MSQQTPQDYMNQFNESTQKMFEPWTKLNQAFLKNAEMMTEFSLNTIKSYAEMGLENMRQVSEIDSPESAENFSNKQAEMINNISQKMLADAQRMTELGSSMHDEIMQVMGDVYGQTNEQMQANMQKTADQASKTAQEYTANMSKMAEQATEQASKAAKAATSKNTDTKKTNSSSNTSSSSTNTGKSANK, encoded by the coding sequence ATGTCACAGCAGACCCCTCAAGATTATATGAATCAGTTCAATGAGAGCACCCAAAAGATGTTCGAACCTTGGACCAAACTGAATCAAGCTTTTTTAAAAAATGCTGAAATGATGACCGAGTTCTCACTCAACACTATTAAATCCTACGCAGAGATGGGTTTAGAGAATATGCGTCAAGTTTCTGAGATAGACTCTCCTGAGTCTGCTGAGAACTTCAGTAACAAACAAGCTGAAATGATTAATAATATCAGTCAAAAAATGCTAGCAGATGCACAGCGTATGACTGAGCTTGGTAGTAGCATGCATGATGAGATTATGCAGGTTATGGGCGACGTTTACGGTCAAACTAACGAGCAAATGCAAGCTAATATGCAAAAAACGGCAGACCAAGCTTCGAAGACAGCTCAAGAATATACAGCAAATATGAGCAAAATGGCTGAGCAAGCGACTGAGCAAGCCTCAAAAGCTGCAAAAGCGGCTACCAGTAAAAATACCGATACTAAAAAGACTAATAGTAGTAGCAATACCAGTAGCAGTAGCACTAATACTGGAAAGTCTGCTAATAAATAA